In Streptococcus mitis, the DNA window ATTCGCTGACTAACCGTATCATCTTTAGCCAAATCTTTCTGGAAGTTATTTGAAATAATGGCATCCAGATAAAACTCATGCACTCGCTTCCCAAAGTTTTCAGCTGAAATCTCGTACAACTTCTCTGATAAAGTACGCTCATTCATATCCGGCGTTGCAATTAGAGCTTCTAAAATAGCTCCAGCTAAATCATGTTCACCGTAATACAAGGTTCCAAACATTTTATCACTGATAAGATTGTCCAGATAAGGATTTCCATGTGCAATGACAGGCGTCCCACTAGCTAAGCTTTCCAAGTAGGTCAAACCTTGCGTTTCACTTGTCGATGCCGAGATGAAGAAATCCGCTGCCTTATAGTAAAAAGCCGTCTCACTAGGAGCAATCATGCCAGTAAAGATGACGTAGTCTTGAATCTCTAGTTTCTGTGCTTGCTCTTTGAGGTTATCCAGATAAGGACCATCCCCAGCAACTACCAGTTTAACCTTGTCTTCCTCTTTCAGAACTTCTGCAAAGGCTGCTAATACTGCTTGAATATTTTTTTCATAGGAAATTCTGGAAAGACTAAGTAGCATCTTTTCATCATCTTGAATCCCTAATTTACTACGTAGTTCTTTCAAATTTTCCTGCTTGATTTCCGGACGCTCAAACTTAGCTAATTCAATCCCAGTTGGAATAACCCGTTTTTCAACCTTGACCTTATAGTCAGAAAGCAAATCACGGACAATCTCACTCGGGCAAATGACCCCATCCACATCATGCAAGAAACCTCTAACCAGGTACTTGACCATACTCGGACGAATCAGCATCCCCTTAGCAATATAATGCACATAGTCTTCGTACTGGGTGTGATAAGTATGGATGACTGGAATCTTCAATTCACGCGCAATCCAAATCCCCAACAAGCCAAGAGAAAATTCTGTCTGAGTATGGATAATATCTAACTGGTACTGTTTGGCAATTTCAAGCGCCTTGCTAAATCCTCGATAGGCAAAGCGGCGGTCCTTAAAAGCAAAGAAGGGAACACTTGGAATGCGGATAATTTGCCAATCTTCATAACGATTGACATCCTTATCTGTCGTCGTAAAGATAAAAACAGCGTGCCCTTGCTTCTCAAGTTCGGTTTTCAAGGTTCGAATACTGGTCGCCACACCTGAAACCTGAGGAAAATAGGTATCTGTAAATAAACCAATTCGCATAGATTACCTCACTTTTTACTTTCTCCCTAAAGCGGCTTGTTTCTCATAAAAGTCCAACCAGATTTGTAACAGATGCTCTTCAGAATACTCTCTAGAAATATTCTTAGCCTTTTCTTTAAGTTCTTTTAAGGCAGCAGGATTGGCTTGATATTCCAAAATAGCTTCTTTCATCTCTTCTCTATCTGCTGTCGCCCGATAATTTCCCTCCAAAATCACCTTATAGAGATCCAAATCACGCAACATAATCGGAGCTTCACAACTCGCAGCTTCTAAAATAGTCATAGGAAAGAGCTCATTGTAACTAGGCAACAAGAAAAGGTCCGCTAGGGCATACAATTCACGCATCTGCTCTGGAGATACAATACCTGGAAAAATCAAATTTTTAGGGGGATTTTCCATAATTTTTTTGTAGCGTTCATAGCCATCTGTCATGCCACCAAAAGAGAAACCACCCGCCCAGATAAAGGTAATTTGAGGCAATTCCTCAGCCAGACGGATAAAGTCATCAATCCCTTTACGTTTCTGAACTTGACCAGCACCTACTACGATAAACTGATTATCGCTAAGACCTAGCTCTTCGCGTAGTCGAGCCACCTCTTCTTGTGGAAGAGGATGCCATTTTTCCTTGTTGACAAAGTTAGGAATATAGGTCACTTTTTCACGTGGAATACCTGCTGCCACCAAATCCTCGATAAACATAGGATTGACCACAACCAAGTGCTCCATCCGGTTGTAAAAAGAAAATACATAGCGTTTAACAATTCCCTTTAAGAAAAATGGAATTTTCAAACTCCCCTCAAGTGTATCAGGCAAGAAATGCACATAGCCAATTTTCCTTCCTGAGCGTTTCTTTTGGAATGTTGATAAATAATAGGGGAAATCAATTGTATGAAAGTGAGTCACATCTGCCTCTATTGGAAGATTTTCTGTAACAATCAATTGGTCCTTGGCATCACGGTGAAGAAGACGAACTAATTCACGGTAGGCACCTGAAACTCCTTGTCCTGCTACTTTCTCACTTGAACTCAACATATTGATGCGTAATTTCTTTTTTTCCATAACTACTATTATATCATTTTCTTTGAATAAAATCATCAAAAGAAAGGAGAGACTAAAGGAAAAGAAGAGGAAATTTCCTCGCTTTTCCAATAATCTCTCACATGCTTTTATTTGTTTACTTAATGCCTAGGGCAATGCGGGCATAGCGACTCATTTTTTCAACCGTCCAGGCTGGATACCAGACTAATTTAACCTCAGTATCAGTCACTTCTGGAACCTCTGTCATAGCATCATAAATCTGATCCGTCAAAAGGTCTGCTAGGGGGCAACCCATAGTTGTCAAAGTCATGTCAATCTCTGTTTGCCCTGTATCGCCATCGAAACGAATCTCATAAATCAAACCAAGATTAACAATATCGATTCCCAACTCAGGGTCGATGACTTCTTCCAAGGCTGTTAGAATCCGTGTTTTGATGTTTTCAATTTGCTCTTCTGTATAAGCCATATTTATCCTCACTCTTAGTCTTCAATAAAATCACGAAGCGGTTTGCTGCGACTTGGTTGGCGTAGTTTTCTCAATGCTTTAGCCTCAATCTGACGGATACGCTCACGGGTTACGTTAAAGACTTTCCCCACATCTTCAAGGGTGCGCATTTTCCCATCATCTAGTCCAAAACGTAGACGCAAAACATTTTCTTCACGGTCTGTAAGAGTATCCAAGACCTCATCCAACTGCTCACGCAAGACGATACGAGTTGTGTAGTCCACTGGATTTTCAATCACTTCGTCTTCGATAAAGTCCCCAAGATGGCTATCATCCTCTTCACCGATCGGTGTTTCAAGAGATACCGGCTCCTGTGCGATCTTCAAGATTTCACGAACCTTGTCTGGAGTCATATCCATACGTTCAGCGATTTGTTCTGGCGTTGGATCTTGTCCCAATTCTTGAAGGAGATTACGCTGTTCACGAACCAATTTATTAATGGTTTCAACCATGTGGACAGGGATACGAATGGTACGAGCTTGATCCGCAATAGCACGAGTGATTGCTTGACGAATCCACCAAGTTGCATAAGTTGAAAACTTGAATCCTTTAGAATAGTCAAACTTGTCAACCGCCTTCATCAAGCCCATGTTCCCTTCTTGAATCAAGTCAAGGAACTGCATACCACGACCGACATAACGTTTGGCAATGGAAACAACCAAACGAAGGTTGGCTTCCGCAAGTCGTTGTTTGGCTTCGATATCACCAGCTTCAACTGCTAGTGCCAATTCTTTTTCCTCTTCATTTGTCAAAAGAGGAACAACCCCGATTTCTTTCAAGTACATACGGACAGGGTCATTAACCTTAGCCGAAGTTGATCCAATCAAATCCTCATCGCTGAGTTCTGGTTCTTCTTCATTGCTAAGAACACGCGCACTTGGGTTTCCTTCGTTATCTGTGATTGAAATTCCTGCATCCTGGATTCGTTGCAAAAGGTCTTCAATCCCATCAGCATCCAAGGTAAAAGGAATAACTAGACTAGCATTGATTTCATCATCTGTTGCTGTCCCTTTTTGTTTATGATTACGGATAAATTCTGCTACTTGTACGTCAAATGTTGTTACTTCTTTTTGTTTTGTTGCCATTATTACTCCATTCTTCTCTTTTGGGAAATTAAACGTTCCAATTCTTCTAGGGCTGTATCGGTATCTCCTACATGGCTAGCTTCCTGCACCTTCTTTTTGATTCTCATATTGTCCTGATTCAAGAGAGCCTTGTTTCGAGTCATCTCTACTTCACTAAGTTCCTGCGGTGACATCTCAGCAGGCAAATCCTGAGCTAAGACTTGGTACCAAGCTCTTTCAACTTCCTCTGTCTGTTCTGCTAGAACTTCTGGAGGAAGATTGCCATACTGACCAAGCAAGTCATATAAAACCTGAAATTCAGGTGTATCAAATGCAAAGTCTTCTCGCAAGCGGTAATCGTTCAAAACAAAAGGGGATTCCATCATTCGATAAAGTAGATGAGCTTCTGCCCTCATAATAGCCGATAACTGCTTGGTGACAGGCATAGTGATTGGCGTCGGTCTGGAAATTCCTTCCATGCGATTCTGCCTTTGTGCCTGACGGCTTTCATTAATAATCTGCTCAATCTGGGCATAATCAAAGGACGCCAGACTGTCAGCTAAAATATGAATATAGCTGTTTTGAGCAGTTATGGACTTTTCTTGAACAATCAAGGGCGCTATTTTTTCAATAAATTCAATCTGAGCCTGCAGATTTTCACTATTTTCAGGCTTATACTGATGAATGTAAAACTCAATCGGACTAATACGAGTTTTTGTTAATAGATAGGCCAAGTCTTCTGGTCCATTTTTTTGTAGATACTCATCAGGATCCAAGTTATCAGGCATGCTGACGATTTGCACAGGCATATCACCAATTTCATCCAATGCTTTCAAAATCGCGGCTTGCCCAGCCTTATCGCCATCGTAAACAAGAACCAACTTCTTGGTTAACCTTTTCAGATGCTCAACATGCTCTCGACTTAAGGCCGTCCCCATAGATGCGACAGCATTTTCGATCCCAGCCCGATAGGCTGCAATGACATCCATGAACCCTTCCATCAGGTAAATCTCACTGGCTTTTCCAGAAGATTTTTTTGCCCTATCCATATGATATAATTCGTAACTTTTGTTAAAAATTGCAGTCGATCGGCTATTTTTATACTTAGAAGTTTGTGAATCCGTTTTCTGCCAGATACGACCTGAGAAAGCAATAACCTTTCCCTGGTCATTTGTCAGGGGAAACATAATCCGATTGTGAAAGGTGTCTACAAATTGATTAGCATCCGAGAGATAAAGCAGTCCTGAATCCAGGAAATCCTCATCACGATACTGACCAGTCAAACGTTGATAAAGATAGTTTCGTTCTGGAGGGGCCAAACCAATCCGAAAATGCTTGAGGACTTCATCTGTCAAACCACGCTGATAGAGGTAGTTTCTGGCCTCCTCCCCCATGGTCGTTGTCATGAGAATAGCATGATAAAATTTAGCCGCATCTTCGTGCATATCATAAAGAGATTGGTGGGGTAAGGCTGGTTTCTGCTCATTATAAAGCGGTTTTTCCACCTCTATCCCGACACGCTGACCTAAGATTTGGACAGCCTCCATAAAGGGAACCCCTTGGTACTCCTCGATGAATTTAAAGACATCACCTGAGCGACCACAACCAAAACAGTGGTAAAACTGCTTGTCCTCTACAACGTTGAAAGAAGGTGTTTTTTCACCATGAAAAGGACAGAGCCCTAGATAGTTCCGTCCTGCCTTTTGTAAAGAAATCACATCTCCTATGACTTCCACAATGTTGGCATTGTTTTTGATTTCTTCAATGACTTGTTTGTCAACCATACACAATACCTCCATGTTATCATAGTTTACTTTATATAGTATACTTTATTTCAGAAAAAAAGTAAACCATTTCACTCATTTTCCCTACTTTATTCAAAGAGTTGATAATAATCAGAGATTTTCATTTTTGCTTTTTCTTCTTGCTTCAAATCTTGGATAATTCGTCCTTCTTTCATGACAATTAAACGATTACCATATTTGAGAGCATCTTCCATATGATGAGTAATCATAAGCGCTGTCAGCTGATCTTTCTTGACAAACTCATCTGTCAATTCCATCAAGGCCACACTGGTCTTTGGATCCAGGGCCGCAGTATGCTCATCTAGCAAGAGTAATTCAGGACGCTTCAAGGTTGCCATCAAGAGACTCAAGGCCTGTCTTTGACCACCTGATAAAAACTCAATCGGTGTATTCAAGTGTTTCTCAAGACCATTTCCTACTTTTTCAATAGTAGCCTGAAACTCATCCTTATAACTAGCCAGACGTCTTGGAAAGAGTCCACGCTTTTCACCACGGAACTTAGCAATCAAGAGATTTTCAGCCACTGTCATACGAGGAGCTGTCCCCATCTTGGGATCTTGGAAAACACGAGACAGATACTTGGCTCTCTTCTCTGGTGAAAACTTGGTAACATCTTCACCCAAGATACGAATTGTCCCACTGGTTAATGACAAGGTTCCCGCAATAGTGTTAAAGAGAGTTGATTTACCTGCCCCATTGCCACCTAAAATCGTGATAAAATCCTGTTCAAAAATTTCTAAGGAAACATCATTTAAAATAATCTTTTCTTCATCAAAGCCATTTTTAACGACTTTGGTTGCATTTTTTAATTCTACAATTGCTGTCATTTGCTTAACTTGGCTCCTTTCAAGATGGTTTGCTTAAATGTTGGAATCATGAGGCAGACTGCTAAAATAACGGCACTGTACAAACGAAGGTAACTTGTGTTAAATCCAAGCGCGATAACTGCCCATACTAAAAATTGATAGGCAATAGAACCGACAACAATGGTAATCAAACGTTCTGCC includes these proteins:
- a CDS encoding glycosyltransferase family 4 protein; this translates as MRIGLFTDTYFPQVSGVATSIRTLKTELEKQGHAVFIFTTTDKDVNRYEDWQIIRIPSVPFFAFKDRRFAYRGFSKALEIAKQYQLDIIHTQTEFSLGLLGIWIARELKIPVIHTYHTQYEDYVHYIAKGMLIRPSMVKYLVRGFLHDVDGVICPSEIVRDLLSDYKVKVEKRVIPTGIELAKFERPEIKQENLKELRSKLGIQDDEKMLLSLSRISYEKNIQAVLAAFAEVLKEEDKVKLVVAGDGPYLDNLKEQAQKLEIQDYVIFTGMIAPSETAFYYKAADFFISASTSETQGLTYLESLASGTPVIAHGNPYLDNLISDKMFGTLYYGEHDLAGAILEALIATPDMNERTLSEKLYEISAENFGKRVHEFYLDAIISNNFQKDLAKDDTVSQRIFKTVLYLPQQVVAVPVKGSRRMLKASKTQLISMRDYWTDHEE
- a CDS encoding ABC transporter ATP-binding protein; the protein is MTAIVELKNATKVVKNGFDEEKIILNDVSLEIFEQDFITILGGNGAGKSTLFNTIAGTLSLTSGTIRILGEDVTKFSPEKRAKYLSRVFQDPKMGTAPRMTVAENLLIAKFRGEKRGLFPRRLASYKDEFQATIEKVGNGLEKHLNTPIEFLSGGQRQALSLLMATLKRPELLLLDEHTAALDPKTSVALMELTDEFVKKDQLTALMITHHMEDALKYGNRLIVMKEGRIIQDLKQEEKAKMKISDYYQLFE
- the rpoD gene encoding RNA polymerase sigma factor RpoD, with protein sequence MATKQKEVTTFDVQVAEFIRNHKQKGTATDDEINASLVIPFTLDADGIEDLLQRIQDAGISITDNEGNPSARVLSNEEEPELSDEDLIGSTSAKVNDPVRMYLKEIGVVPLLTNEEEKELALAVEAGDIEAKQRLAEANLRLVVSIAKRYVGRGMQFLDLIQEGNMGLMKAVDKFDYSKGFKFSTYATWWIRQAITRAIADQARTIRIPVHMVETINKLVREQRNLLQELGQDPTPEQIAERMDMTPDKVREILKIAQEPVSLETPIGEEDDSHLGDFIEDEVIENPVDYTTRIVLREQLDEVLDTLTDREENVLRLRFGLDDGKMRTLEDVGKVFNVTRERIRQIEAKALRKLRQPSRSKPLRDFIED
- the cpoA gene encoding alpha-galactosylglucosyldiacylglycerol synthase; the protein is MEKKKLRINMLSSSEKVAGQGVSGAYRELVRLLHRDAKDQLIVTENLPIEADVTHFHTIDFPYYLSTFQKKRSGRKIGYVHFLPDTLEGSLKIPFFLKGIVKRYVFSFYNRMEHLVVVNPMFIEDLVAAGIPREKVTYIPNFVNKEKWHPLPQEEVARLREELGLSDNQFIVVGAGQVQKRKGIDDFIRLAEELPQITFIWAGGFSFGGMTDGYERYKKIMENPPKNLIFPGIVSPEQMRELYALADLFLLPSYNELFPMTILEAASCEAPIMLRDLDLYKVILEGNYRATADREEMKEAILEYQANPAALKELKEKAKNISREYSEEHLLQIWLDFYEKQAALGRK
- the dnaG gene encoding DNA primase → MVDKQVIEEIKNNANIVEVIGDVISLQKAGRNYLGLCPFHGEKTPSFNVVEDKQFYHCFGCGRSGDVFKFIEEYQGVPFMEAVQILGQRVGIEVEKPLYNEQKPALPHQSLYDMHEDAAKFYHAILMTTTMGEEARNYLYQRGLTDEVLKHFRIGLAPPERNYLYQRLTGQYRDEDFLDSGLLYLSDANQFVDTFHNRIMFPLTNDQGKVIAFSGRIWQKTDSQTSKYKNSRSTAIFNKSYELYHMDRAKKSSGKASEIYLMEGFMDVIAAYRAGIENAVASMGTALSREHVEHLKRLTKKLVLVYDGDKAGQAAILKALDEIGDMPVQIVSMPDNLDPDEYLQKNGPEDLAYLLTKTRISPIEFYIHQYKPENSENLQAQIEFIEKIAPLIVQEKSITAQNSYIHILADSLASFDYAQIEQIINESRQAQRQNRMEGISRPTPITMPVTKQLSAIMRAEAHLLYRMMESPFVLNDYRLREDFAFDTPEFQVLYDLLGQYGNLPPEVLAEQTEEVERAWYQVLAQDLPAEMSPQELSEVEMTRNKALLNQDNMRIKKKVQEASHVGDTDTALEELERLISQKRRME
- a CDS encoding metal-sulfur cluster assembly factor, yielding MAYTEEQIENIKTRILTALEEVIDPELGIDIVNLGLIYEIRFDGDTGQTEIDMTLTTMGCPLADLLTDQIYDAMTEVPEVTDTEVKLVWYPAWTVEKMSRYARIALGIK